The window CAACTCCTTTAGCTTGCCAGCAGAGCACACCGGCGCCGTGCAAATGAAAACGGTCCGCGACCTCGCGGACGCGGACCGTCGACGAAGGGTCCTGCTTACTTCTTCTTGGCCTTCTCGGCGGCGGCCTTGGCCACCAGGTGATCCATCACCTGCAGGGCAGCGGCCTGCTGCATGGACTCAGGCTGGTTGGCCAGCGCCACGCCGACCACGGCCGGCGAGGTCACGTAGCGGCCATCGATGGCGATCATCGGCACGCCGTCGACCTTGTAGGCTTCCTGCAGCTGGGCTGCGCGGCGGGCCTTGGTCTGGATGCCGAAGGAATTGTAGAGGTCGAGGAATTTCTGCTTGTCGATGCCGGCCTTCTCGATATAGGCGAGGATGGTCTTGTCGGTATTGATGCGCTGGTTCTCGACGTGGATGGCGTGGAAGATCTTGGGGGTCAGCTCGTCAGCGCGGCCCATGGCTTCCAGGGTGTAGTAGAGCTTCTGCTGCGGCACGAAGCTGTCGCGGAAAGCGACCGGCACCTTCTTGAAGCTGATCTTGTCGCCCTGCTTCTTGACCCAGGCCGTCAGCGAGGGATCCCAGGCGGCGCAGTGCGGGCAGTCGAACCAGAAGAATTCGGTGACCTCGACCTTGTTGCCGGAATCGGTGGGCTGGGCCTGCTCCAGCACACGGTAGTCGGTGCCTGCCTGCGGATTGGCCGGGGAGGCCGAGGCGCCAACGCTGGCGGTGAAGGCCAGCACGCCGAAACTGACGGCAGCCAGCAGCTTTTGATGGAAACGCATGGTATTACCCTCTCTGATGGATAGTCGGTCGGGCCGGCCTCTGCCGGCCTGCACACCGTCGTGCCGGCCGGCCATCCCCAGCCGCCGGCATCCACGGTGAAATCGGATTACTTGGGAATGCGCACGATGGCGGCATCGACCCCGTTGTCGGACAGCTTGCTGCGCGTACGGTTCATTGCCTCGGCATGGGCGAAGGGACCGATACGGACCCGGTACAGCACGCCGCTGTCAGCGGTGCGTTCGGTGACCTTGGCCTCGAAGCCCAGCAGGGCCAGCTTGGCGCGGGCGCTTTCAGCATCGGCCTGGTCGCGGAAGGCGCCGGTCTGCAGGAAGTAGGTCCACTTGTCGTCGTTGGTGTCGTTCTTGGACGCGGTGGCCGGTGGCGTGCTGGCCGAGGGCTTGGCGTCCGCCGCCTTGCTGTCGGGCTTGGCGGCCGGCGCAGTAGCCTGCGGCGTCGGCGCCACGGGCGGGACCGGCTGGGCGGCGGCGGTATTGGGCGGCACCGGCGTCTGCGACTGCTGCTGGTCGCGCGCGGCCTCGCGGGCGATGTCGCGATTGCCGTAGAGCGGACGGTTGGGATCGGCCGCCTGGGCCGGCGTCGGATCGGCGCGTTCGGGACGCGCCACCTTGTTGACGAAGGGGATGGGCGACTTGGTGATCATCAGCGCCACACCCACGGCGATGCCCAGGCCGACGATCAAACCCAGGATCAGACCGAGCAGCGTGCCGCCGGCCTGCTTGTGATATTTCGCGTTCAACGGTTTCACGTTTCTCTTTAGCTGCTTGTTTTACATTCTGGCCGGAGCCGATACGCCCAACAGCGCCAGGCCGTTGCGCAGCACCTGGCGGGTGGCGGACAACAGCGCCAGACGCGCGGACCTGGTTGGGACATCGTCGACCAGCACGCGTTCCGCATTGTAGTAGCTATGCAGTTCGCCTGCCAGATCGCGCAGGTAGAAGGCGACCTGGTGTGGTCCCAGTTCCTGCAGGGCATGGGCCAGCATGTCCGGGTACTCGGCCAGCTTGGCCAAGAGCGTTGCTTCGCGCGGAGCGGTCAAGAGCGACAGGTCGGCGCTGCTCTTGAGCGCCTCTTCGTCCACGCCCGACTTGCCCAGCACGGTGCAGATGCGGGCATGCGCATACTGCACGTAGTAGACCGGATTTTCATCGGACTGCGCCAGCGCCAAGTCGACATCGAAGACGAACTCGGTATCGGCCTTGCGCGAGATGAGGAAGAAGCGCACCGCATCGCGGCCGCGCGTGAGGTCACGTTCCTGACCCTCGACCGGCTCGCCGGCCGACCATTCGATCAGGTCGCGCAGGGTCACGTAGGAACCGGCGCGCTTGGAGATCTTGACCTCTTCTCCATTGCGCATGACGGTGACCATCTTGTGCAGCACGTAGTCGGGATAGCCCTGCGGAATGCCCACGCCAGCGGCCTGCAGGCCGGCGCGCACGCGCGCGATGGTGCCGTGGTGGTCGCTGCCCTGGATATTGATGACCTTGCCGTAGCCGCGTTGCCACTTGTTGATGTGATAGGCGACGTCGGGCACGAAGTAGGTATAGGTGCCGTCGGTCTTCTTCATGACGCGATCCTTGTCGTCGCCATAGTCGGTGGTGCGCAGCCACAGCGCGCCATCCTGCTCATAGGTCTTGCCGGCGGCAATGAGCGCATCCACGGCGGCGGCGACCTTGCCGTCGGCGTAGAGCGAAGATTCGAGATAGTAATTGTCGAACTTCACGCCGAAGGCCTGCAGGTCGAGGTCTTGCTCGTGGCGCAGGTAGGCCACGGCGAAGCGGCGGATCGATTCGATGTCGTCGACCTCGCCGCTGCCGGTGACGGGTTCGCCATCGCTGGCCGAGACGGTCTTCTTGTCGAGGAAGTCGCGGGCGATGTCGGCGATGTAGTCGCCGTTGTAGGCCGACTCGGGCCATTCAGCGTCACCCGGCTTGAAGCCGCGCGCGCGCGCCTGCACCGAGGTGGCCAGCGTGGCGATCTGTACGCCGGCGTCGTTGTAGTAGAACTCGCGCAGCACGTCATAGCCCTGCGCTTCCAGGAGCGACGACAGCGCATCGCCCAGCGCGCCCTGGCGGCCATGGCCCACATGCAGCGGACCGGTGGGATTGGCCGAGACGAACTCGACCAGCACCTTCTTGCCAGCACCGGCGCTGCCACGGCCGTAAGCCTCGCCCTGTTCATGGATCACCTTGACCACGGCCTGCTTGGCGGCGGCGGCCACGCGCAGGTTGATGAAGCCGGGACCGGCGATCTCGACGGACTCCACCAGGTCTTCGCGGGCCGGGTCGGCCATGACGGCGGCCACGATGGCCTGGGCCAGCTCGCGCGGATTCTTCTTCAGCGGCTTGGCCAGCTGCATGGCGATGTTGCAGGCGACGTCGCCGTGCGAGGCATCGCGCGGACGCTCCAAGGTGATGGTCGGCGTCAGGCCGCTCTCAGCCAGCAGCGGCTGCAAGGCGGACGAGAACAGGTCGGAGATGCGTTGTTTCTGTTGTGCGAGCATGGGAATGAGGGGTAAAGCGGAAGCGGCCGGGGCGCTGGTCTGGCGTGCCGCGCCGCGCGGAGGGATCGCTTGCAATTGGTTGAGCAGCCGAGATTATACCGGCTAGGCGCACCATGTTGGCTGCCCCGGCAAGCAGCTTGCGTCGGAGCAAGCCCGCCCTCAGGATAAAGATGCCGGAATCACAACAAAATCGAGGCCTGGTCCGCACCGGTCAGATATCGACCGGATCGACTTCCAGCGACCAGCGCGCCCGTGTCTTCACCTGCCGCAACAGAGCCAGCCATTGCTTGAGAAACGCCTGCAGCACCGGACGCGAAGCGCATTCGATCAGCAATTGCGCCCGCTCCACATTGGCCACCCGCATCAGCGTCATCGGGATCGGTTCGTTGATGGTGATGGCCGGCGCCTCCAGCAGGGTGGCGGCGTCCTTGAGGAAGGCCATGGCGGTGTCGAGCTCGCGCGCTTCGGCGCGCAGCAGCGCCTGGTACATGAAGGGCGGGAAGTGCGCCTGGCGACGCTCCTCCAGCAGCTCACCGGCGAAACCGTCGTAGTCATGACGGATCACCGCCTGGTACAGCGGATGATGGGGATAACGCGTCTGGATCAGCACCTCGCCCGAACTGCCATCGGCCGACAGGCCAGCCCGGCCGGCGCGCCCGGCCACCTGCATGAGCTGGGCGAAGAGGCGCTCGCTGGCACGGTAGTCATGCGAGAACAGCGCGGTATCGGGATTAAGTACACCCACCAGCGTCAACTTTTTGAAGTCATGGCCCTTGGCCACCATCTGGGTGCCGATCAGGATATCGACCTCGCCCCGATGAACGCTGTCGAATGCGCTCTGGGCCGAGCCCTTCAGGCGGGTCGAATCGGCGTCGATGCGCAGCACGCGGGCCTCGGGGAAGATCGCCTGCAAGCCCTCTTCGACCCGCTGGGTGCCGCGTCCCAAGGGTTGCAGATCGACGTTGCCGCAGGTCGGGCAGGCGCGCGGAATGTGCAGTTCCAGGCTGCAATGGTGGCAACGCAGGCGGCGCTCGGGGCGGTGCACCACCATAAAGGCGTCGCAGCGCATGCAATTGCTGATCCAGCCGCAGGCGTCGCAGGCCAGCACCGGGGCATAGCCGCGCCGGTTCAGGAACAGCAGCGATTGCTCGCCCTGCTCCAGGCGCTTGCGCACGGCGGCAATGAGGGTCGCGGTCAGGCCGTCGACGGGCTTGTCGCGCTCCAGGTCGATCACCTTGACGGTGGGCAGCACCGCCTCGCGGGCAGCGCGCTGGCGCAGTTCCAGCCGGCGGTAGCGCCCGGCCTGGGCGTGCTGCCAGGTCTCCAGCGACGGCGTGGCCGAGCCCAGCACGACCGGGATGCCGAGCTGGTGGGCGCGCCACACGGCCAGGTCGCGAGCGGAGTAGCGCAAGCCTTCCTGCTGCTTGTAGGAAGGATCGTGCTCTTCATCGATGACGATGAGCTTGAGCGCTGGCAGCGAAGCGAGAATGGCCAGCCGCGTCCCCAGCACGATCTGCGCCTGCCCCAGGTGCGCGGCCAGCCAGTTGCGGGCGCGCTCGCCCTCGGCCAGGCCGCTGTGCAGCGCCACCACGTTCAGGTGCGGAAAGCGTGCGCGGATATTGCCTTCGAGCTGCGGCGTGAGATTGATTTCCGGCACCAGCACCAGGATCTGGGCGCGCTCGCCACTCTCGGCAGCGCGGCGCAGGATGGCCGCTGCCGCTTGCAGATAGACCTCGGTCTTGCCGCTGCCGGTGACGCCGTACAACAGCAGCGGCGCAAACGCATGGGCGGCGGCAATGGCGTCGGCCGCCTCCTGCTGGGCGGCGTTGAGGGCGGGCGCCTGGGCGAACTGCATGGGATCAGCCGGGGTGGCGTCGGCCGCCGCAGTCTCTTGCCGCGCCTCGTCTTCAGGATGGGCGCGTGCCTTGGAGCGGGCCTTGGATTTCTTCGGCGCGCTCAGACGGCCCAGGGCATTGAGGGCCTTGTCCAGCGCTACCGTGCTGAGAGCGCGCAGGTTCTTGGGCAGCCCGGGCAACATCACCTCGCCCAGCGGGCGCTGGTAATAATCGGCGGCGAAACCGCACAGGGCCAGCCAATGGGCCGACAGCGGCGGCAATTGGTGACGCACGGCGATGACCTGCTTGATCTTGCCCTGCTCCAGCGCGCTTTGCGACACATGGCCGACCACCACCCCGACCGCCTCGCGGCGGCCAAACGGCACCACCACCAGCTGGCCAATGGCGGGCACAAGCTCCCCCTCGGCCTGGGCTTGCCAGGCATAGTCAAAGACCGTGTGCAGGGGGGTATCGAGAGCGACCTGGAGGATGCGTTGTTCCACGAACTTAATGTAAATCCTGAATAAGCGGGCTAAGCCTCGGTTTAATCGCCATTTTTCGAACTATCCACACCGCCTGTGGATAACTTTGGGGACAAGTGCCTCTTGACATGCCCTCATGCAGTCTGGATGCGGCTTCCAGCAAGATGCCCAAATCCGGGTCAAAAAATTAGCCCTTTAAAATCAATGACTTGCAAGCGCGCCTCGATCATCGGAAAAAAAATTTGCTCATGCGGATTGCGCAGACTTCAAACGCTTTTCATGTGTATAAGTCACGTTCCGATTCCGGTCGGCTATCGATTTGTCAAGAGCTCGCCGACAAAAAATGATCGGCTTTTCTGGCCGGAAATGTCGCCGCTTGTCCTACAAACTTAAAGTAAACCTTCAAACACGCCGGTAAACAACGGTTTTGTAAACGGTTTTACGTCTTATGCACACGCCCTGTGGATAACTTTGTTGACAAGTGGGGCTTGACAAGTCCGAGAGTCACGGCAGCCGCGGCTTTCAGCTCATCCGCCCCCTGCCGGCGGTAAAATTACCCTAATAAAATCAATGACTTAGAACATCATTTCGGCTGCAGTTTTCCAATGCCAATAAATTTTATTCTCAATTGGAAAACTGGCCGGTATGTGCATAAGTCGGGCCAGGTATGCAAGAACGTTCACATTGTTTTGACGTCGCGCACAAATGCGAACAGATAACGACAGATACGCGCAAACTCAGGCGCGCAAGGCGCGGCTGAATTCATGCACAGCCTGGACCAAGGTCGTGACCGCCTCCGGCGGGGTGTGCTGGGAGATGCCGTGCCCGAGGTTGAACACATGGCCGCTGCCCGCGCCCGGACGCCCGAAGGACTCAAGCAGCTTGCGCACCTCGGCGCGGATAGCGTCGTCGCCGGCGAAGAGCACGTTGGGATCGAGGTTGCCCTGCAAGGCCACCTTGTCGCCCACGCGCTGGCGCGCC is drawn from Herbaspirillum seropedicae and contains these coding sequences:
- a CDS encoding thiol:disulfide interchange protein DsbA/DsbL, with the translated sequence MRFHQKLLAAVSFGVLAFTASVGASASPANPQAGTDYRVLEQAQPTDSGNKVEVTEFFWFDCPHCAAWDPSLTAWVKKQGDKISFKKVPVAFRDSFVPQQKLYYTLEAMGRADELTPKIFHAIHVENQRINTDKTILAYIEKAGIDKQKFLDLYNSFGIQTKARRAAQLQEAYKVDGVPMIAIDGRYVTSPAVVGVALANQPESMQQAAALQVMDHLVAKAAAEKAKKK
- a CDS encoding SPOR domain-containing protein, with the protein product MKPLNAKYHKQAGGTLLGLILGLIVGLGIAVGVALMITKSPIPFVNKVARPERADPTPAQAADPNRPLYGNRDIAREAARDQQQSQTPVPPNTAAAQPVPPVAPTPQATAPAAKPDSKAADAKPSASTPPATASKNDTNDDKWTYFLQTGAFRDQADAESARAKLALLGFEAKVTERTADSGVLYRVRIGPFAHAEAMNRTRSKLSDNGVDAAIVRIPK
- the argS gene encoding arginine--tRNA ligase; this encodes MLAQQKQRISDLFSSALQPLLAESGLTPTITLERPRDASHGDVACNIAMQLAKPLKKNPRELAQAIVAAVMADPAREDLVESVEIAGPGFINLRVAAAAKQAVVKVIHEQGEAYGRGSAGAGKKVLVEFVSANPTGPLHVGHGRQGALGDALSSLLEAQGYDVLREFYYNDAGVQIATLATSVQARARGFKPGDAEWPESAYNGDYIADIARDFLDKKTVSASDGEPVTGSGEVDDIESIRRFAVAYLRHEQDLDLQAFGVKFDNYYLESSLYADGKVAAAVDALIAAGKTYEQDGALWLRTTDYGDDKDRVMKKTDGTYTYFVPDVAYHINKWQRGYGKVINIQGSDHHGTIARVRAGLQAAGVGIPQGYPDYVLHKMVTVMRNGEEVKISKRAGSYVTLRDLIEWSAGEPVEGQERDLTRGRDAVRFFLISRKADTEFVFDVDLALAQSDENPVYYVQYAHARICTVLGKSGVDEEALKSSADLSLLTAPREATLLAKLAEYPDMLAHALQELGPHQVAFYLRDLAGELHSYYNAERVLVDDVPTRSARLALLSATRQVLRNGLALLGVSAPARM
- a CDS encoding primosomal protein N', whose protein sequence is MEQRILQVALDTPLHTVFDYAWQAQAEGELVPAIGQLVVVPFGRREAVGVVVGHVSQSALEQGKIKQVIAVRHQLPPLSAHWLALCGFAADYYQRPLGEVMLPGLPKNLRALSTVALDKALNALGRLSAPKKSKARSKARAHPEDEARQETAAADATPADPMQFAQAPALNAAQQEAADAIAAAHAFAPLLLYGVTGSGKTEVYLQAAAAILRRAAESGERAQILVLVPEINLTPQLEGNIRARFPHLNVVALHSGLAEGERARNWLAAHLGQAQIVLGTRLAILASLPALKLIVIDEEHDPSYKQQEGLRYSARDLAVWRAHQLGIPVVLGSATPSLETWQHAQAGRYRRLELRQRAAREAVLPTVKVIDLERDKPVDGLTATLIAAVRKRLEQGEQSLLFLNRRGYAPVLACDACGWISNCMRCDAFMVVHRPERRLRCHHCSLELHIPRACPTCGNVDLQPLGRGTQRVEEGLQAIFPEARVLRIDADSTRLKGSAQSAFDSVHRGEVDILIGTQMVAKGHDFKKLTLVGVLNPDTALFSHDYRASERLFAQLMQVAGRAGRAGLSADGSSGEVLIQTRYPHHPLYQAVIRHDYDGFAGELLEERRQAHFPPFMYQALLRAEARELDTAMAFLKDAATLLEAPAITINEPIPMTLMRVANVERAQLLIECASRPVLQAFLKQWLALLRQVKTRARWSLEVDPVDI